A region from the Papio anubis isolate 15944 chromosome 6, Panubis1.0, whole genome shotgun sequence genome encodes:
- the LOC101012460 gene encoding wiskott-Aldrich syndrome protein family member 1 isoform X2 has product MPLVKRNIDPRHLCHTALPRGIKNELECVTNISLANIIRQLSSLSKYAEDIFGELFNEAHSFSFRVNSLQERVDRLSVSVTQLDPKEEELSLQDITMRKAFRSSTIQDQQLFDRKTLPIPLQETYDVCEQPPPLNILTPYRDDGKEGLKFYTNPSYFFDLWKEKMLQDTEDKRKEKRKQKKNLDRPHEPEKVPRAPHDRRREWQKLAQGPELAEDDANLLHKHIEVANGPASHFETRPQTYVDHMDGSYSLSALPFSQMSELLTRAEERVLVRPHEPPPPPPMHGAGDAKPIPTCISSATGLIENRPQSPATGRTPVFVSPTPPPPPPPLPSALSTSSLRASMTSTPPPPVPPPPPPPTTALQAPAVPPPPAPLQIAPGVLHPAPPPIAPPLVQPSPPVARAAPVCETVPVHPLPQGEVQGLPPPPPPPPLPPPGIRPSSPVTVTALAHPPSGLHPTPSTAPGPHVPLMPPSPPSQVIPASEPKRHPSTLPVISDARSVLLEAIRKGIQLRKVEEQREQEAKHERIENDVATILSRRIAVEYSDSEDDSEFDEVDWLE; this is encoded by the exons ATGCCACTAGTGAAAAGAAACATCGATCCTAGGCACTTGTGCCACACAGCACTGCCTAGAGGCATTAAGAATGAACTGGAATGTGTAACCAATATTTCCTTGGCAAATATAATTAGACAACTAAGTAGCCTAA GTAAATATGCTGAAGATATATTTGGAGAATTATTCAATGAAGCACATAGTTTTTCCTTCAGAGTCAACTCATTGCAAGAACGTGTGGACCGTTTATCCGTTAGTGTTACACAGCTTGATCCAAAGGAAGAAGAAT TGTCTTTGCAAGATATAACAATGAGGAAAGCTTTCCGAAGTTCTACAATTCAAGACCAGCAGCTTTTTGATCGCAAGACTTTGCCTATTCCATTACAGGAGACGTACGATGTTTGTGaacagcctccacctctcaataTACTCACTCCTTATAG AGATGATGGTAAAGAAGGTCTGAAGTTTTATACCAATCCTTCATATTTCTTTGatctatggaaagaaaaaatgttgcaaGATACAGAGgataagaggaaggaaaagaggaagcagaag AAAAATCTAGATCGTCCTCATGAACCAGAAAAAGTGCCAAGAGCACCTCATGACAGGCGGCGAGAATGGCAGAAGCTGGCCCAAGGTCCAGAGCTGGCTGAAGATGATGCTAATCTCTTACATAAGCATATTGAAGTTGCTAATGGTCCAGCCTCTCATTTTGAAACAAg ACCTCAGACATACGTGGATCATATGGATGGATCGTACTCACTTTCTGCCTTGCCATTTAGTCAGATGAGTGAGCTTCTGACTAGAGCTGAGGAAAGGGTATTAGTCAGACCACATGAACCACCTCCGCCTCCACCAATGCATGGAGCAGGAGATGCGAAACCGATACCCACCTGTATCAG TTCTGCTACAGGTTTGATAGAAAATCGCCCTCAGTCACCGGCTACAGGCAGAACACCTGTGTTTGTGAGCCCCActcccccacctcctccaccaCCTCTTCCATCTGCCTTGTCAACTTCCTCTTTAAGAGCTTCAATGACTTCAACTCCTCCCCCTCCAGtgcctcccccacctccacctccaaccACTGCTTTGCAAGCTCCAGCAGTACCACCACCTCCAGCTCCTCTTCAGATTGCCCCTGGAGTTCTTCACCCAGCTCCTCCTCCAATTGCACCTCCTCTAGTACAGCCCTCTCCACCAGTAGCTAGAGCTGCCCCAGTATGTGAAACTGTACCAGTTCATCCACTCCCACAAGGTGAAGTTCAGGGGctgcctccacccccaccaccgcctcctctgcctccacctgGCATTCGACCATCATCACCTGTCACAGTTACAGCTCTTGCTCATCCTCCCTCTGGGCTACATCCAACTCCATCTACTGCCCCAGGTCCCCATGTTCCATTAATGCCTCCATCTCCTCCATCACAAGTTATACCTGCTTCTGAGCCAAAGCGCCATCCATCAACCCTACCTGTAATCAGTGATGCCAGGAGTGTGCTACTGGAAGCAATACGAAAAG GTATTCAACTACGCAAAGTAGAAGAGCAGCGTGAACAGGAAGCTAAACATGAACGCATTGAAAATGATGTTGCCACCATCCTGTCTCGCCGTATTGCTGTTGAATATAGTGATTCGGAAGATGATTCAGAATTTGATGAAGTAGATTGGTTGGAGTAA
- the LOC101012460 gene encoding wiskott-Aldrich syndrome protein family member 1 isoform X1, whose product MPLVKRNIDPRHLCHTALPRGIKNELECVTNISLANIIRQLSSLSKYAEDIFGELFNEAHSFSFRVNSLQERVDRLSVSVTQLDPKEEELSLQDITMRKAFRSSTIQDQQLFDRKTLPIPLQETYDVCEQPPPLNILTPYRDDGKEGLKFYTNPSYFFDLWKEKMLQDTEDKRKEKRKQKQKNLDRPHEPEKVPRAPHDRRREWQKLAQGPELAEDDANLLHKHIEVANGPASHFETRPQTYVDHMDGSYSLSALPFSQMSELLTRAEERVLVRPHEPPPPPPMHGAGDAKPIPTCISSATGLIENRPQSPATGRTPVFVSPTPPPPPPPLPSALSTSSLRASMTSTPPPPVPPPPPPPTTALQAPAVPPPPAPLQIAPGVLHPAPPPIAPPLVQPSPPVARAAPVCETVPVHPLPQGEVQGLPPPPPPPPLPPPGIRPSSPVTVTALAHPPSGLHPTPSTAPGPHVPLMPPSPPSQVIPASEPKRHPSTLPVISDARSVLLEAIRKGIQLRKVEEQREQEAKHERIENDVATILSRRIAVEYSDSEDDSEFDEVDWLE is encoded by the exons ATGCCACTAGTGAAAAGAAACATCGATCCTAGGCACTTGTGCCACACAGCACTGCCTAGAGGCATTAAGAATGAACTGGAATGTGTAACCAATATTTCCTTGGCAAATATAATTAGACAACTAAGTAGCCTAA GTAAATATGCTGAAGATATATTTGGAGAATTATTCAATGAAGCACATAGTTTTTCCTTCAGAGTCAACTCATTGCAAGAACGTGTGGACCGTTTATCCGTTAGTGTTACACAGCTTGATCCAAAGGAAGAAGAAT TGTCTTTGCAAGATATAACAATGAGGAAAGCTTTCCGAAGTTCTACAATTCAAGACCAGCAGCTTTTTGATCGCAAGACTTTGCCTATTCCATTACAGGAGACGTACGATGTTTGTGaacagcctccacctctcaataTACTCACTCCTTATAG AGATGATGGTAAAGAAGGTCTGAAGTTTTATACCAATCCTTCATATTTCTTTGatctatggaaagaaaaaatgttgcaaGATACAGAGgataagaggaaggaaaagaggaagcagaag CAGAAAAATCTAGATCGTCCTCATGAACCAGAAAAAGTGCCAAGAGCACCTCATGACAGGCGGCGAGAATGGCAGAAGCTGGCCCAAGGTCCAGAGCTGGCTGAAGATGATGCTAATCTCTTACATAAGCATATTGAAGTTGCTAATGGTCCAGCCTCTCATTTTGAAACAAg ACCTCAGACATACGTGGATCATATGGATGGATCGTACTCACTTTCTGCCTTGCCATTTAGTCAGATGAGTGAGCTTCTGACTAGAGCTGAGGAAAGGGTATTAGTCAGACCACATGAACCACCTCCGCCTCCACCAATGCATGGAGCAGGAGATGCGAAACCGATACCCACCTGTATCAG TTCTGCTACAGGTTTGATAGAAAATCGCCCTCAGTCACCGGCTACAGGCAGAACACCTGTGTTTGTGAGCCCCActcccccacctcctccaccaCCTCTTCCATCTGCCTTGTCAACTTCCTCTTTAAGAGCTTCAATGACTTCAACTCCTCCCCCTCCAGtgcctcccccacctccacctccaaccACTGCTTTGCAAGCTCCAGCAGTACCACCACCTCCAGCTCCTCTTCAGATTGCCCCTGGAGTTCTTCACCCAGCTCCTCCTCCAATTGCACCTCCTCTAGTACAGCCCTCTCCACCAGTAGCTAGAGCTGCCCCAGTATGTGAAACTGTACCAGTTCATCCACTCCCACAAGGTGAAGTTCAGGGGctgcctccacccccaccaccgcctcctctgcctccacctgGCATTCGACCATCATCACCTGTCACAGTTACAGCTCTTGCTCATCCTCCCTCTGGGCTACATCCAACTCCATCTACTGCCCCAGGTCCCCATGTTCCATTAATGCCTCCATCTCCTCCATCACAAGTTATACCTGCTTCTGAGCCAAAGCGCCATCCATCAACCCTACCTGTAATCAGTGATGCCAGGAGTGTGCTACTGGAAGCAATACGAAAAG GTATTCAACTACGCAAAGTAGAAGAGCAGCGTGAACAGGAAGCTAAACATGAACGCATTGAAAATGATGTTGCCACCATCCTGTCTCGCCGTATTGCTGTTGAATATAGTGATTCGGAAGATGATTCAGAATTTGATGAAGTAGATTGGTTGGAGTAA